Proteins from a genomic interval of Tenacibaculum sp. SZ-18:
- a CDS encoding sterol desaturase family protein translates to MQKYLDLISKSYSNYWNYIKQSVLFELNWENYFYGLILISLIVWSLEIIFPWRKNQPFFRKDFWLDTFYMFFNFFILNLIVLIALSNTTEQAFNDVLGFVGLSVSSFQLFDINSFPYWLRIFTFLFIIDFVQWCTHRLLHKYEFLWNFHKVHHSVKQMGFAAHLRYHWMEPVVYKSLKYIPLAIIGGFTAQDVAIVHFFNITIGHLNHANINWDYGFLKYILNNPKMHIWHHAKELPEDRKNGVNFGITLSLWDYIFKTDYIPHSGRDIEIGFEGDDKFPQDFLNQELYPLNKK, encoded by the coding sequence ATGCAAAAATACTTAGATCTTATATCTAAATCGTATTCCAACTATTGGAATTATATCAAGCAATCTGTTCTTTTTGAATTAAATTGGGAAAATTATTTCTATGGTTTAATTTTAATTTCATTAATCGTTTGGTCTTTAGAAATTATATTTCCTTGGAGAAAAAATCAACCTTTTTTTAGAAAAGATTTTTGGTTGGATACCTTTTATATGTTTTTCAATTTTTTCATTTTAAATCTTATTGTTTTAATTGCTTTATCAAATACAACTGAACAAGCTTTTAATGATGTATTAGGTTTTGTAGGTTTATCTGTTTCTAGTTTTCAGTTATTTGATATAAACTCTTTTCCATACTGGCTTCGTATTTTCACGTTCCTTTTTATCATTGATTTTGTCCAATGGTGTACACATCGATTGTTGCACAAATACGAGTTTTTATGGAATTTTCATAAAGTACATCATTCTGTAAAACAAATGGGATTTGCTGCACATCTTCGTTATCATTGGATGGAACCTGTTGTATACAAATCATTAAAATATATTCCATTAGCAATTATAGGTGGATTTACAGCTCAAGATGTTGCTATTGTTCACTTTTTTAATATTACTATCGGACATTTAAATCATGCCAATATTAATTGGGATTATGGATTTTTAAAGTACATTTTAAACAATCCCAAAATGCATATTTGGCATCACGCTAAAGAACTTCCAGAAGACAGAAAAAATGGAGTTAACTTCGGAATTACCTTAAGTTTATGGGATTACATTTTTAAAACAGATTATATTCCTCATTCAGGTAGAGATATTGAAATTGGTTTTGAAGGTGATGACAAGTTTCCTCAAGACTTTTTAAATCAAGAATTATATCCTTTAAATAAAAAATAA
- a CDS encoding penicillin acylase family protein — protein MKKGKLIFASILILIIIAVVVYISNINNFKREGTVQISKNTAPIQIHRDENGIPYVVAENKADVIRGQGFVSAQDRLFQIEFYRALIKGELAEIIGPSMVQSDIKMRVFNLPQHAKNSFANLNKETVDFLTWYCEGFNEYLSTSANEFPVELGLLGIQPSEIQPLDIMNIILFIGFTHGRDMEDEILTLNLATKSTLDKNIFPLNINPDRTKPLLIDFNKIKAALSEKLNVEPTKMSPTLLPLPEFGSNNWAVSGEKSASGKVIVCNDPHVDSRLLPGIFHPIGLSCPEFKSAGIAIPGIPGILGGRNEFVSFGVTNGYGDSQDLFIEKTEGDFYFAGEEKLPISKRKEIIKVKDGEDVEIEVRSTVRGPIISDFDVFGIMTEDIVSLQWSLAYSRSKSIGFERFLESKNVSELREALFGVDNIFFNFVFGDVEGNIAHQATGLIPKRVNSQGMTKETQTFDEFIPKDSMPHMINPKKNWVATANHDTRPDDYPFYYSEHFSPNYRYLRIKEVLSENRKFSKDDLWQLILDCKNMQAERLAPIFEAALNKNDETKELGEILSNWNYVDDVNAQGGAVYNVLYEYLATLILNDELPDELEDTFWSSGYYWMQKLDDLIVTNHKVIDNTTTPEVETLDDLIVQAGIMTTKYLTKEIGPNSKEWTWGKIHKIYFASPIRQEGFGKSLLGFEEFPKSGSNQTINRGMYKKTKDLNFDTGWFSSFRMVADLSDSEKFMGALAGGNSARIFHPYYKSQVEIWKNNTWIPYWISQEKVIENSKYKLVLN, from the coding sequence ATGAAAAAAGGCAAACTAATTTTTGCTTCAATCTTAATTCTCATAATAATTGCTGTAGTTGTTTATATTTCCAATATCAACAACTTTAAAAGAGAAGGAACTGTACAAATTTCAAAAAACACCGCTCCAATACAAATTCATAGAGATGAAAATGGTATTCCGTATGTTGTTGCTGAAAATAAGGCCGACGTCATTAGAGGACAAGGATTTGTATCTGCTCAAGATCGTCTTTTCCAAATAGAATTTTATAGAGCACTAATTAAAGGAGAATTAGCAGAAATAATTGGACCTTCAATGGTGCAATCTGATATTAAAATGCGAGTTTTCAATTTACCTCAACATGCAAAAAATAGCTTTGCTAATTTAAATAAAGAGACTGTAGATTTTTTGACTTGGTACTGCGAAGGTTTTAATGAATACCTTTCAACTAGTGCAAATGAATTTCCAGTAGAATTAGGTTTACTTGGTATCCAACCATCAGAAATTCAACCTTTGGACATTATGAATATAATTCTATTTATAGGTTTTACTCATGGTAGAGATATGGAGGATGAAATTTTAACATTAAATCTAGCCACAAAATCTACTTTAGATAAAAACATATTTCCATTAAACATAAACCCTGACAGAACAAAACCATTGCTTATTGATTTTAATAAAATTAAAGCTGCTCTTTCAGAAAAACTAAATGTCGAGCCTACTAAAATGTCTCCAACATTATTACCGCTGCCTGAATTCGGATCTAACAACTGGGCCGTTTCTGGTGAAAAATCAGCTTCAGGTAAAGTTATTGTTTGCAATGATCCTCATGTTGATTCTAGATTGCTTCCTGGAATTTTTCATCCTATTGGTTTGTCATGTCCAGAATTTAAAAGTGCTGGAATTGCAATTCCAGGTATTCCCGGGATTCTTGGTGGTCGTAACGAATTTGTTTCTTTTGGAGTTACCAATGGTTATGGTGATAGTCAAGATTTATTTATAGAAAAAACCGAGGGTGATTTCTATTTTGCCGGAGAGGAAAAACTTCCAATTTCAAAAAGAAAAGAAATTATAAAAGTTAAAGATGGCGAAGATGTTGAAATTGAAGTTCGATCAACAGTTCGTGGTCCAATAATTTCCGATTTCGACGTTTTTGGAATTATGACTGAAGATATTGTTAGTTTACAATGGTCACTTGCTTATTCAAGAAGTAAATCTATTGGTTTTGAGCGGTTTTTAGAATCTAAAAATGTATCAGAATTAAGAGAAGCATTATTCGGGGTAGATAATATATTTTTCAACTTTGTTTTCGGAGATGTAGAAGGGAATATAGCGCATCAAGCTACAGGTTTGATTCCCAAAAGAGTAAACAGTCAAGGAATGACTAAAGAAACTCAAACTTTTGATGAATTTATTCCTAAAGATAGTATGCCGCATATGATAAATCCTAAGAAAAATTGGGTAGCAACAGCAAACCATGATACGCGTCCTGATGATTATCCTTTTTATTACTCAGAGCATTTCTCACCGAATTATCGCTACTTAAGAATCAAAGAGGTTTTAAGTGAAAATCGCAAGTTTAGTAAGGATGATTTATGGCAACTCATTCTAGATTGTAAAAACATGCAAGCAGAAAGATTGGCTCCTATTTTTGAAGCTGCTTTGAACAAAAACGACGAAACAAAAGAATTGGGTGAAATACTAAGTAACTGGAATTATGTTGATGATGTAAATGCGCAAGGTGGAGCTGTTTATAATGTATTGTATGAATATTTGGCAACTTTAATTTTAAACGATGAATTACCAGATGAGTTAGAAGACACATTCTGGAGTAGCGGATATTACTGGATGCAAAAATTAGATGATTTAATTGTTACGAATCACAAAGTTATAGATAACACCACTACACCTGAAGTTGAAACTCTAGATGATTTAATTGTTCAAGCTGGAATCATGACTACAAAGTATCTTACTAAAGAAATTGGTCCTAATTCCAAAGAATGGACTTGGGGTAAAATTCATAAAATATATTTCGCCAGCCCAATTCGTCAAGAAGGTTTTGGTAAATCTTTACTTGGTTTTGAAGAATTCCCTAAAAGTGGTTCTAATCAAACCATAAATAGAGGAATGTATAAAAAAACTAAAGATCTCAACTTTGATACTGGTTGGTTTAGTTCATTCAGAATGGTTGCTGATTTAAGCGATTCTGAAAAATTTATGGGAGCTCTTGCTGGAGGAAATTCAGCTAGAATATTCCATCCATATTATAAATCTCAAGTAGAAATCTGGAAAAATAATACTTGGATTCCCTATTGGATTTCTCAAGAAAAAGTAATTGAAAACTCAAAATATAAACTAGTATTAAACTAA
- a CDS encoding S46 family peptidase, with the protein MRYIKILFLFLFVQVTAQQGGMWIPSLLEGMNEQEMKSLGSKLSAKDIYNVNNSSLKDAIGHFNGGCTSEIISSKGLILTNHHCGFGQIQSHSSLENDYLKNGFWAMNLDQELPNNNLYVEFIVRIEDVTTKALAGVTDTMTEREKQSAIDKNINGIKESTKKEDWQLVKVSPFYKGNQYFLFVTERFEDIRLVGAPPSSIGKFGSDTDNWVFPRHTGDFSLFRIYADKNNRPAKYSKDNAPYKPKHFLPVSLDGVEEGDFTLVFGFPGRTNEYLPATAIKRITQEFNPSNIAIREAALKEIDAQMKASDAVRIKYASKQARIANAWKKWIGENLGIQKSNAIQQRVEFEEIFKKALKEKGLEGKYGAILPEFEKLYKDFSSINIKRRNFIEVFLVTNELMQMTFRSFELEMAAKNKPELFDKVKNSLIGKLKGIHKNYDVNVDKGVFKNVMPLYNKNTDASIYETTSFTDLDKALKLLEGSSEEVVKKLNNDAAYAYAKPMIQEFYAQINREFQQKNQPIVALQKQYMKALMEALPKARYFPDANSTLRVTYGQVRGYSPRDAVYYNPVSYLDGVIEKYVPGDYEFDVPKKLRDLYKAKNYGQYADKNGKVPVCFLGTNHTTGGNSGSPAIDANGNLVGLNFDRVWEGTMSDMNYDPEICRNIMVDARYILFIIDKYAGAKHLIDEMKLVHPKK; encoded by the coding sequence ATGAGATATATAAAAATTTTATTCCTATTTCTTTTTGTTCAAGTTACCGCGCAACAAGGCGGAATGTGGATTCCTTCTTTGTTAGAAGGAATGAATGAACAAGAAATGAAATCTTTAGGAAGTAAGCTTTCAGCAAAAGATATTTACAATGTAAATAACTCTAGTTTAAAAGATGCAATTGGTCACTTTAACGGAGGTTGTACAAGTGAAATAATTTCTTCTAAAGGATTAATTTTAACAAATCATCACTGTGGATTTGGACAAATTCAATCACATTCTTCACTAGAAAATGATTATTTAAAAAATGGATTCTGGGCAATGAATTTAGATCAAGAATTGCCAAACAACAACCTATACGTGGAATTTATTGTTAGAATTGAAGATGTAACAACTAAAGCTTTAGCTGGAGTTACAGATACAATGACGGAACGTGAAAAACAATCTGCAATTGACAAGAACATAAATGGAATAAAAGAATCGACTAAAAAAGAAGATTGGCAATTAGTAAAAGTTAGTCCGTTTTATAAAGGAAACCAATATTTCTTATTTGTTACCGAACGATTTGAAGATATTCGTTTAGTAGGAGCGCCACCGAGCAGTATTGGTAAGTTTGGCAGTGATACCGATAACTGGGTTTTCCCACGTCATACTGGTGATTTTTCTTTATTCAGAATTTATGCAGATAAAAATAACCGTCCTGCAAAGTATAGTAAAGATAATGCGCCTTATAAACCTAAACACTTTTTACCTGTTTCTTTAGACGGCGTAGAGGAAGGTGATTTTACGTTGGTTTTTGGTTTCCCAGGAAGAACTAATGAATATTTACCAGCAACAGCAATTAAACGCATTACGCAAGAATTTAACCCAAGTAATATTGCTATTAGAGAAGCTGCTTTAAAGGAAATTGATGCGCAAATGAAAGCTAGTGATGCAGTAAGAATAAAATACGCTTCTAAACAAGCTAGAATTGCGAATGCATGGAAAAAGTGGATTGGTGAAAATTTAGGAATTCAAAAAAGTAATGCTATTCAACAACGTGTAGAATTCGAAGAAATCTTTAAAAAAGCACTTAAAGAAAAAGGTCTAGAAGGAAAATATGGTGCCATTTTACCTGAATTTGAAAAGTTATATAAAGATTTTTCAAGCATTAATATTAAGCGAAGAAACTTTATTGAAGTGTTTTTAGTTACAAATGAATTAATGCAAATGACTTTTAGATCATTTGAACTAGAAATGGCCGCTAAAAACAAACCTGAATTATTTGATAAAGTAAAGAATTCACTAATCGGAAAATTAAAAGGAATTCATAAAAACTACGATGTAAATGTAGATAAAGGTGTATTTAAAAATGTAATGCCTTTGTATAATAAAAATACAGATGCTTCTATTTATGAAACCACAAGCTTTACAGATTTAGATAAAGCGTTAAAGTTACTAGAAGGATCTTCAGAAGAAGTTGTTAAAAAACTTAACAATGATGCTGCTTATGCTTACGCAAAACCTATGATTCAGGAATTTTACGCACAAATTAACCGAGAGTTTCAACAAAAAAATCAGCCAATTGTTGCTCTGCAAAAACAATACATGAAAGCCTTAATGGAGGCCTTACCAAAAGCGCGTTATTTTCCAGATGCTAACAGTACTTTACGTGTTACTTATGGTCAAGTTCGTGGATATTCGCCAAGAGATGCCGTGTATTATAATCCAGTAAGTTATTTAGATGGAGTTATTGAAAAATATGTTCCTGGTGACTATGAATTTGATGTTCCAAAAAAACTAAGAGACTTATACAAAGCAAAAAACTACGGACAATACGCAGATAAAAACGGGAAGGTTCCTGTTTGTTTCTTAGGAACAAATCATACAACTGGAGGGAACTCTGGAAGTCCAGCAATTGATGCTAATGGAAACTTAGTTGGATTGAATTTTGATCGTGTTTGGGAAGGAACTATGAGTGATATGAACTACGATCCTGAGATTTGTAGAAACATTATGGTAGATGCTCGTTATATTTTATTCATTATTGATAAATACGCGGGAGCAAAACATTTAATTGATGAAATGAAATTAGTTCATCCTAAGAAGTAA